A region from the Eleginops maclovinus isolate JMC-PN-2008 ecotype Puerto Natales chromosome 17, JC_Emac_rtc_rv5, whole genome shotgun sequence genome encodes:
- the LOC134879378 gene encoding histone H3: protein MARTKQTARKSTGGKAPRKQLATKAARKSAPATGGVKKPHRYRPGTVALREIRRYQKSTELLIRKLPFQRLVREIAQDFKTDLRFQSSAVMALQESSEAYLVGLFEDTNLCAIHAKRVTIMPKDIQLARRIRGERA from the coding sequence ATGGCAAGAACCAAGCAGACCGCCCGTAAATCCACCGGAGGAAAGGCTCCCAGGAAGCAGCTGGCCACCAAGGCTGCCCGTAAGAGCGCCCCGGCCACCGGCGGCGTGAAGAAGCCTCACCGTTACAGGCCCGGTACCGTGGCTCTGAGGGAGATCCGTCGCTACCAGAAGTCCACCGAGCTGCTGATCCGCAAGCTGCCCTTCCAGCGCCTGGTGAGGGAGATCGCTCAGGACTTCAAGACCGACCTGCGCTTCCAGAGCTCCGCCGTCATGGCTCTGCAGGAGTCCAGCGAGGCCTACCTGGTCGGCCTGTTCGAGGACACCAACCTGTGCGCCATCCACGCCAAGAGGGTCACCATCATGCCCAAAGACATCCAGCTGGCCCGCCGGATCCGCGGAGAGAGGGCTTAG
- the LOC134879293 gene encoding CCR4-NOT transcription complex subunit 2-like isoform X5, translating to MFGANRKKFMEGGIESDYADDSSLYYTQQSMFPPHRPDKDMLTSSSASSTGQLSQLGASLYGPQSALGFPMRGMNSSAAPQLSRSGLNQPGSQLPSHGSTPNTGTMHTPPSPSRGILPMNTRSVLNHSQQVGGPTAQSGGMGGVGVERGGGGRSSSMGSPSRSSPSIIGMPKQQQARQPFTINSMSGFGVNRNPGYNMNNSLSNNIFNGTDGSENVTGLDLSDFPALADRSRRDGGSNPTPLLNPLAGRAPYVVASLTTLSSMFPVGMVTKPSNEQSQDFSIHNEDFPALPGPNYQSKDPSSTSEDSKTRSHVLTRPIFSDCFFPPFLSNQNLNSSGKPASNSDGPKFPGDKSSAPSNNNQQKKGIQVLPDGRVTNIPIGMVTDQFGMIGLLTFIRAAETDPGMVHLALGSDLTTLGLNLNSPENLYPKFASPWASAPCRPQDIGEFSFI from the exons ATGTTTGGTGCTAACCGGAAGAAGTTTATGGAGGGAGGGATAGAGAGCGACTACGCGGACGACTCCAGCCTCTATTACACCCAGCAGTCCATGTTCCCTCCTCACCGCCCTGACAAAGAC ATGCTGACgtcttcctctgcttcctcaACGGGTCAACTGTCACAGCTAGGAGCCAGCTTATATGGCCCGCAGA GTGCTCTGGGGTTTCCCATGCGTGGAATGAACAGCAGTGCAGCGCCGCAGTTAAGTCGAAGTGGATTAAACCAACCAGGCAGCCAACTCCCGAGCCACGGCAGCACACCGAACACCGGCACGATGCACACACCCCCCTCACCCAGCAg GGGGATTCTGCCGATGAACACCCGGAGTGTTCTGAACCACAGCCAGCAGGTCGGGGGTCCCACGGCGCAGTCGGGAGGGATGGGGGGTGTAGGtgtggagagggggggaggaggaaggagcagCAGCATGGGGAGTCCCAGCCGGTCGTCACCGAGCATCATCGGGATGCCCAAACAGCAGCAAGCACGGCAGCCCTTCACCATAAACAG tatgtcGGGGTTTGGTGTGAACAGGAATCCAGGCTACAACATGAACAACTCCCTATCCAACAACATCTTCAACGGCACAG acggCAGTGAGAATGTGACGGGGTTGGATCTGTCGGACTTCCCTGCGTTAGCGGATCGGAGTCGGAGGGACGGAGGCTCAAATCCCACACCGCTACTCAACCCGCTGGCTGGTCGGGCTCCATACG TCGTTGCGTCGCTAACCACGCTATCCTCCATGTTTCCAGTTGGCATGGTAACGAAGCCGTCCAATGAGCAGTCTCAGGATTTTTCGATTCACAACGAAGATTTCCCGGCTCTCCCCGGGCCCAACTACCAATCAAAAGACCCCAGCAGCACCAGCGAAGACAGCAAAACG CGCTCTCACGTCCTGACTCGTCCCATTTTTTCGGACTGTTTTTTCCCTCCGTTTTTGTCCAATCAGAATCTGAACTCGTCGGGAAAGCCCGCCTCCAACTCAGACGGTCCAAAGTTCCCTGGAGACAAGAGCTCCGCGCCTAGCAACAACAACCAGCAGAAGAAAGGGATTCAGGTGCTTCCTGATG GGCGGGTGACCAACATCCCGATCGGCATGGTAACGGATCAGTTTGGGATGATCGGCCTGCTGACGTTCATCCGGGCGGCAGAGACCGACCCCGGCATGGTGCACCTTGCTCTGGGCTCCGACCTCACAACGCTGGGCCTCAACCTCAACTCCCCGGA GAATCTTTATCCTAAGTTCGCGTCTCCCTGGGCGTCGGCTCCGTGTCGACCGCAGGACATAGGTGAGTTTAGTTTCATTTAA
- the LOC134879304 gene encoding histone H2B 1.2-like, whose translation MPESAKIAKKGSKKAVSKATKTGKKRRKSRKESYAIYVYKVMKQVHPDTGISSKAMGIMNSFVSDIFERIAGEASRLAHYNKRSTITSREIQTAVRLLLPGELAKHAVSEGTKAVTKYTSSK comes from the coding sequence ATGCCTGAGTCTGCCAAGATAGCCAAGAAGGGCTCCAAGAAAGCCGTGTCTAAAGCCACCAAGACCggcaagaagaggagaaagtcCAGGAAGGAGAGCTACGCCATCTACGTGTATAAGGTGATGAAGCAGGTGCACCCCGACACCGGCATCTCCTCCAAGGCCATGGGCATCATGAACTCCTTCGTGAGCGACATCTTCGAGCGCATCGCCGGGGAGGCCTCCCGTCTGGCTCACTACAACAAGCGCTCCACCATCACCTCCAGGGAGATCCAGACCGCAGTCCGCCTGCTGCTGCCCGGAGAGCTGGCCAAGCACGCCGTGTCTGAGGGCACCAAGGCTGTGACCAAGTACACCAGCTCCAAGTAA
- the LOC134879285 gene encoding histone H1-like: MATEEAPAEVAAVPAKAPAKAPKKKTASKPVKKVGPGAAELILKAVIASKNRKGISYIAVKKELAAQGYEHTAHIKRAVKKLLENGSLVQVKGSGASGSFKAAKAAEKPKKVAKKPAAKAKKPAAAAAKKTAVKKPAAKKAKAATPKKAAKKPAAAVKKTPVKKATRSPKKKLVKKAATPKKAAKKVVKAKAAKPAKKAAVKKPAKK, from the coding sequence ATGGCAACAGAAGAAGCTCCCGCTGAAGTCGCTGCCGTCCCGGCAAAGGCTCCGGCAAAGGCCCCGAAGAAGAAGACGGCATCCAAGCCGGTCAAGAAGGTTGGTCCCGGCGCCGCTGAGCTCATCCTGAAGGCTGTCATCGCCTCCAAAAACCGCAAAGGGATCTCTTACATCGCTGTGAAGAAGGAGCTGGCCGCTCAGGGTTACGAGCACACCGCTCACATCAAGAGAGCTGTGAAGAAGTTGCTCGAGAACGGTTCACTTGTGCAGGTCAAGGGATCCGGAGCCAGCGGCTCCTTCAAGGCAGCCAAGGCGGCCGAGAAGCCCAAGAAGGTAGCGAAGAAGCCCGCAGCCAAAGCCAAGAAGCCGGCAGCGGCAGCAGCCAAGAAAACCGCCGTCAAGAAACCAGCAGCTAAGAAGGCGAAGGCAGCAACACCCAAGAAGGCGGCGAAGAAGCCCGCTGCTGCAGTCAAGAAAACCCCCGTGAAGAAGGCCACAAGGAGCCCGAAGAAGAAGCTGGTCAAGAAGGCAGCGACCCCCAAGAAGGCGGCGAAGAAGGTGGTTAAAGCCAAAGCTGCCAAACCAGCGAAGAAGGCTGCAGTCAAGAAACCAGCCAAGAAGTAA